Proteins encoded together in one Undibacterium sp. CCC3.4 window:
- a CDS encoding IS3 family transposase (programmed frameshift), whose translation MSENKRKIFSGAQKAKVAVEAIKGEKTINQIAQEFGVHPTQVSQWKKELLENAGSLFEGKRGPKPASTQNDPDRLYAKIGQLNMELDWLKKKFRDQPVTERLQWVEPLSALSIATQCRLVSVTRSVVYDKKKRLQEEINPFDSLLLQLLDEEYTRHPFYGTRRMTHYLRDCGHAVNRKRVQRLMQQLGLAGMAPGPNTSKAHPQNKIYPYLLRGIDVTRPNMVWSTDITFIRLPRGFVYLVAIVDWYSRKVLSWRLSNTMDAGFCVDCLEEAIKWYGTPEIFNTDQGAQFTSQAFTGLLLRNGIKISMDGRGRALDNIFVERLWRSVKYEEVYLKKHESMPELVIGLANYFMFYNAERKHQSLGYQTPETVYGSGVGGGAKIVNKFGTELPDSKKLEKKSTVVM comes from the exons ATGAGTGAAAATAAGAGAAAAATATTTAGCGGCGCACAAAAAGCCAAGGTAGCAGTTGAGGCAATCAAAGGCGAAAAGACGATCAATCAGATCGCCCAAGAGTTCGGGGTGCATCCGACGCAGGTTAGCCAGTGGAAGAAAGAATTACTGGAAAATGCAGGCAGTCTGTTTGAAGGTAAGCGCGGTCCGAAACCGGCCAGCACACAGAACGACCCAGACCGTCTCTATGCCAAAATTGGGCAACTGAATATGGAACTCGATTGGCTTAAAAAAAAGT TCAGGGATCAGCCTGTAACGGAACGATTGCAGTGGGTAGAGCCGCTCTCTGCCCTTTCAATCGCCACACAATGCCGTCTCGTTTCAGTCACGCGCTCGGTCGTGTACGACAAGAAAAAGCGCTTGCAAGAAGAGATCAATCCGTTTGATAGTTTGCTGTTGCAATTGCTTGACGAGGAATACACCAGACATCCATTTTACGGCACGCGACGCATGACGCATTACTTGCGAGACTGTGGCCATGCAGTGAACCGCAAGCGCGTACAGAGGCTGATGCAGCAACTGGGATTGGCAGGTATGGCCCCAGGCCCCAACACCAGTAAAGCGCATCCGCAGAACAAGATTTACCCGTACTTACTGAGAGGTATCGATGTCACTCGACCAAATATGGTCTGGAGTACAGACATCACATTCATCAGGCTGCCGCGGGGTTTTGTGTATCTGGTGGCGATCGTTGACTGGTATAGCCGGAAGGTGCTGTCTTGGCGGTTGTCGAACACGATGGATGCGGGGTTTTGCGTGGACTGCTTGGAAGAAGCCATAAAATGGTATGGAACGCCGGAGATTTTTAATACCGATCAGGGTGCGCAGTTTACCAGCCAGGCCTTTACTGGGCTGCTGCTTAGAAACGGCATCAAAATCAGTATGGACGGTCGCGGTCGGGCGTTGGATAATATTTTTGTTGAGCGTCTATGGCGCAGTGTGAAATATGAAGAAGTGTATTTGAAAAAGCATGAAAGTATGCCGGAGTTGGTGATCGGCTTGGCGAACTATTTTATGTTCTACAACGCTGAACGTAAACATCAATCATTGGGTTATCAAACGCCGGAAACCGTGTATGGCTCAGGCGTGGGCGGCGGTGCCAAGATCGTAAACAAATTTGGTACTGAACTGCCTGATTCAAAAAAGCTAGAAAAGAAAAGCACGGTAGTGATGTAG
- a CDS encoding helix-turn-helix domain-containing protein produces the protein MEALLSPKTLALALGIAEQTIYNRHATGGDLPPVVKLGRLIRFRPADVQHWLNQKQQATAPLTAASPSQASSPRRRGRPTKADQIIARRNL, from the coding sequence ATGGAAGCACTTCTTTCTCCTAAAACTTTAGCTTTAGCACTCGGCATTGCCGAACAAACGATTTATAACCGTCACGCCACAGGCGGAGACTTACCTCCCGTCGTCAAACTCGGTCGTTTAATCCGTTTCCGGCCAGCCGATGTGCAACACTGGTTGAACCAGAAGCAGCAAGCAACGGCACCTTTAACAGCAGCTTCACCATCGCAAGCATCAAGTCCACGTCGTCGAGGCCGTCCAACCAAGGCCGACCAAATTATAGCTCGCCGCAACCTATGA
- the imuA gene encoding translesion DNA synthesis-associated protein ImuA, which translates to MPLLSTISASAPTMEAIHPALWRASQVARADRPSIDSGHLALNRELAGGWPLGQINEILLDQSGTAELRLLAPALRQAGPRPLALLCPPYVPQASGWCERQPNRQLLWIRSQTQADGLWAAEQILRHGSCAVLLLWQTQIRHEALRRLQLAANTSDTLFCLIRPASAAQQPSPAPLRIRVSNMSFGLQLRILKRRGAVHEIPIPLYLPDHPYLAAGLNTPRSTIQQVQLQRG; encoded by the coding sequence ATGCCTTTGCTTTCGACCATCTCTGCCAGCGCCCCTACCATGGAAGCAATTCATCCGGCCTTGTGGCGCGCTTCGCAAGTCGCGCGGGCCGACCGGCCCAGTATAGACAGCGGTCATCTGGCGTTGAACCGAGAACTCGCCGGCGGTTGGCCGCTGGGGCAAATCAATGAAATTTTGCTTGACCAAAGCGGCACGGCAGAATTGCGTTTGCTCGCGCCGGCCCTGCGGCAAGCAGGGCCGCGGCCACTGGCCTTGTTATGCCCACCCTACGTACCACAAGCCTCAGGCTGGTGCGAACGACAACCGAACCGACAATTGCTGTGGATACGCAGCCAAACCCAAGCCGATGGACTATGGGCGGCCGAACAAATTTTGCGGCATGGCAGTTGTGCGGTACTGTTGTTATGGCAAACGCAGATACGTCACGAAGCCTTGCGCCGACTGCAGCTCGCCGCCAACACTTCCGACACCTTGTTTTGTCTGATCCGCCCCGCTTCCGCCGCACAACAGCCCTCGCCTGCACCGCTACGTATTCGGGTGAGTAATATGAGCTTTGGTTTGCAACTACGCATACTCAAGCGCCGCGGTGCTGTACACGAGATACCGATTCCCCTGTATTTACCCGATCATCCGTATCTGGCGGCCGGCTTGAACACGCCGCGCAGCACCATTCAACAAGTGCAACTACAGAGAGGGTGA
- a CDS encoding DNA polymerase Y family protein, whose product MEMWIALHFRALELEVFIPHWQHRAALFGHVVLAQQSVTACSASAAEAGIVPGMRSGAVQMLMPTAKIFEQDMHKQAAALLAAASALLQYTPQVSLIDADRLVLNVGASLRLFGGLPALRRRIRATMAALGYQVSLGCAPHAKAACLLALDATRQGRAGQLCLQTARLARRLDRLPVTLLDSAHTWRDLLHGLGCYCLRELRALPRPGLQRRCGLAFMAELDLVYAATATAPIWILIPDEFEARLELPERLDSSDLLLKHCQSLLAQLHGWLAAHRLSALMLRLSLSHERGRNAIPASILDISLPAGAQEKQLLALLHEKLHRFDFIAPVIALQLTVPRTQAAAPQSASLFAEPGGQPEDHHHLLALLSTRLGADQVLQAAPLADHRPDLANRWISALEKAPSKLLPTPTLLRPAWLLATAAPLQVRQHRPYFTSPLNIISAPERIEAAWWSEQTELRDYFIAVSASHVRYWIYRPRSGTAAQASWLLHGVFG is encoded by the coding sequence ATGGAAATGTGGATCGCCCTACACTTTCGAGCGCTGGAATTGGAAGTATTTATACCGCACTGGCAGCATCGCGCAGCACTCTTCGGCCACGTCGTATTAGCACAGCAAAGCGTTACTGCCTGTTCGGCCAGCGCGGCAGAGGCCGGCATCGTGCCCGGCATGCGTAGCGGCGCAGTACAAATGCTTATGCCGACGGCAAAAATCTTCGAGCAAGATATGCACAAGCAAGCAGCGGCGCTGCTGGCAGCCGCAAGCGCCCTCTTACAATACACGCCACAAGTCAGTCTGATCGATGCCGACAGACTGGTGCTCAATGTCGGGGCCAGCTTGCGCTTGTTCGGCGGTTTGCCAGCCTTGCGCCGCCGCATCCGCGCCACCATGGCCGCACTCGGCTACCAAGTCAGCCTGGGCTGCGCACCGCATGCCAAAGCCGCCTGCTTGTTGGCACTCGATGCCACGCGCCAAGGCCGCGCCGGGCAACTTTGCTTGCAAACAGCGCGACTAGCGCGCCGGCTCGACCGCTTACCCGTGACATTACTGGACAGCGCCCACACTTGGCGCGACTTATTGCATGGCTTAGGCTGCTACTGTTTGCGCGAGCTGCGCGCCTTGCCGCGCCCCGGTTTGCAACGACGCTGCGGTCTGGCCTTCATGGCTGAACTCGATCTGGTTTACGCAGCAACGGCAACGGCCCCGATCTGGATTCTTATTCCTGACGAATTTGAAGCGCGACTGGAATTGCCGGAACGTTTGGATAGCAGTGATTTATTACTCAAACATTGCCAAAGTTTATTGGCACAATTGCATGGCTGGCTGGCGGCACACCGCCTGAGCGCGTTAATGCTACGTCTATCTCTGTCCCATGAGCGTGGGCGCAATGCCATTCCCGCCAGCATACTCGATATCAGCTTGCCGGCCGGAGCACAAGAAAAGCAATTGCTGGCATTGCTACATGAAAAACTCCATCGCTTCGACTTCATTGCACCGGTCATTGCGTTACAACTGACGGTACCACGAACCCAAGCCGCGGCACCACAGAGTGCCTCCCTGTTTGCCGAGCCGGGCGGGCAGCCCGAAGATCATCACCATTTACTGGCTTTATTGAGCACTCGTCTTGGTGCCGATCAGGTATTGCAGGCCGCCCCCTTGGCTGATCATCGTCCCGACCTCGCCAATCGTTGGATTTCCGCGCTGGAAAAAGCCCCGTCCAAGCTGCTGCCGACGCCCACTTTACTACGCCCAGCTTGGTTGTTGGCAACGGCAGCACCCTTACAAGTGCGTCAACACCGGCCCTACTTCACTTCGCCACTGAATATTATTTCAGCGCCGGAAAGAATCGAGGCCGCTTGGTGGAGCGAGCAAACCGAGCTGCGCGACTATTTCATCGCCGTCAGTGCCAGCCATGTGCGCTACTGGATTTATCGCCCGCGCAGTGGCACTGCAGCACAGGCCAGTTGGCTGCTGCACGGGGTATTCGGATGA